The following proteins are co-located in the Flectobacillus major DSM 103 genome:
- a CDS encoding RagB/SusD family nutrient uptake outer membrane protein, producing MKIFNYKRTLAFGAMLALLTACEVTDLQPADALSESTAFQTPERIELAVAGVYDGAQSGFYASGQVRGYPFGAAHLQQGDARGEDMVSVAAFYAVTYDATYDATSFNNGYFWQTIYAMVNRANVVIDGIKKAPVGGSLTQEAKNAYEGEMRFLRALGHFYLLVNFSRPYGDNPTTANGGVPYRDQPVGTSTGITVDEASKVGRGTVAEGYEKILADLDFAEANLPVTRTSGKQITRATKGAAIALKTRIRLHQNNWAKVIEEANKLIPTSGTPVSSIGGYTLTATPMGAFGAANKSNTESIFSIENNDVDNAGVNGAAPAMYIASIAGGRGILGISPLIWNQPFFPANDYRKSADMVLQDGASSPGRGAYFSKKYADAVNRTDNAPIIRYAEVLLNAAEAIARSSNSVDPRALALLNAVRNRAVPEGSGRYTAASFANGQELTRAILNERRIEFLAEGMRWLDIHRLGPDPVFTTGGIPAKASRTLTFTNLYTNNSSTTFAMLAAIPYSNFKFLWPLPVEEINNNPTLKNQQNPGW from the coding sequence ATGAAAATATTTAATTATAAAAGAACCCTTGCCTTTGGTGCTATGTTGGCATTACTAACGGCATGTGAGGTAACGGATCTTCAGCCAGCCGATGCCCTTTCTGAATCTACGGCTTTCCAAACTCCTGAAAGAATCGAATTGGCTGTAGCTGGTGTGTACGATGGTGCACAGTCTGGTTTCTATGCCTCAGGACAAGTTCGTGGGTATCCTTTTGGAGCAGCTCACTTACAACAAGGCGATGCTCGTGGCGAGGATATGGTCAGTGTAGCTGCATTTTATGCTGTTACTTACGATGCTACTTACGATGCTACATCATTTAACAACGGATATTTTTGGCAGACAATCTATGCTATGGTAAACCGTGCCAATGTTGTAATTGATGGTATTAAGAAAGCTCCTGTAGGTGGTTCATTGACTCAAGAAGCTAAAAATGCTTATGAAGGTGAAATGCGTTTCTTGAGAGCTTTAGGCCACTTTTATTTGTTGGTGAACTTCTCAAGACCTTACGGTGATAACCCTACGACTGCCAATGGTGGTGTGCCATATCGTGACCAACCTGTAGGAACAAGTACAGGTATTACTGTTGACGAAGCAAGTAAAGTTGGACGTGGTACAGTAGCCGAAGGTTATGAAAAAATCTTAGCAGATTTGGATTTTGCAGAAGCTAACCTTCCTGTAACTCGTACTTCAGGAAAACAAATCACTCGTGCAACAAAAGGTGCTGCTATTGCCTTGAAAACAAGAATCAGATTGCACCAAAACAACTGGGCTAAGGTAATTGAAGAAGCTAATAAGCTTATTCCTACTTCGGGTACACCTGTAAGTTCTATCGGTGGTTATACTTTAACGGCTACTCCAATGGGAGCGTTTGGTGCAGCTAATAAAAGCAATACAGAGTCTATTTTCTCTATAGAAAACAACGACGTTGATAATGCTGGTGTTAACGGTGCTGCTCCTGCAATGTATATTGCATCGATTGCTGGCGGTCGTGGTATTTTGGGTATTAGTCCACTTATCTGGAATCAGCCTTTTTTCCCAGCTAATGACTACAGAAAGTCGGCTGACATGGTTTTGCAAGACGGAGCTAGCTCGCCAGGTCGTGGAGCGTATTTCTCGAAAAAATATGCAGATGCCGTAAACCGTACCGACAACGCACCAATTATTCGTTATGCCGAAGTATTATTGAACGCCGCCGAAGCGATTGCTCGTAGCTCGAATAGTGTAGACCCAAGAGCTTTGGCATTGTTGAATGCTGTTCGTAACAGAGCTGTACCTGAAGGAAGCGGCCGTTATACTGCCGCAAGCTTTGCTAATGGTCAAGAATTAACTCGTGCTATTTTGAACGAGCGTAGAATTGAGTTTTTAGCGGAAGGTATGCGTTGGTTAGATATTCACCGCTTAGGACCAGACCCTGTGTTTACAACAGGTGGTATTCCTGCAAAAGCGAGCCGTACGCTTACTTTTACCAATTTGTATACTAACAACTCTTCTACAACATTTGCTATGTTAGCGGCAATTCCATACTCGAATTTCAAATTCCTATGGCCACTTCCAGTAGAAGAAATCAATAACAACCCAACATTGAAAAATCAGCAAAACCCTGGTTGGTAA
- a CDS encoding SusC/RagA family TonB-linked outer membrane protein translates to MNKKLLMSFVLVLSLVFSVFAQDKTVTGKVTSSEDGASLPGVSILVKGTSRGTVTDKDGKFSIAVNGGAATLVITSVGFMKTEVPVNGKSVINIALAQDAQMLNEVMIVGYGTVNKSTHVGSSAQIKSADIEKRPISNVMSSLVGSAPGVQATLAGGAPGSEPEIRVRGFGSITGSNSALYVVDGVPFNSSTSTLNPEDIESISVLKDASTTAIYGSRGANGVIMITTKKGKEGRNGFSVSASAGVISRGLPEYETVTAQQYYPLMWEVYRNSLAYGSLKVPLADASSIASGLTTSYGGRSYTGIADLLGYNPFNVAKNQVVDVNGVLNPNAKLLYPEDLNWADAVQRGGKSRRNYTISYDGGTSKSDYFVSLGYTKEEGYLLKSDFERITGRMSVNTQATKWLKTGLNMSGTYSRSNVDAGSDGGTSFINPFYISRFMAPIYPVYKHNATTGEYILDANGNKVYDMGDTRPNASGRHTIWENELNDRKQIRGVLGARTYATITILPSLKATTNLSFDLQDTHYRTYDNPILGDGAPAGRANHYLYRTTSSTWNQLLEYDKTFGKHHLNVLGGHENYSYKYNYLTGGRSGIIVDGITELQNFATVLNVSSYEDNYTVESFFSRASYDFDKKYILNASLRRDGNSRFAPGVRWANFWSLGGAYNIEKEDFFNVPAIDLLKLRTSYGVVGSDGIQTSSGASNYYPYQALYTLGRNNNAEPGFTQSTIANEGLTWETANNFDIGIDFSLFKGKLSGSLEYFNRETSGLIFNVPLALSNGGTTAGGFTVYKNIGNLYNRGVELQLTGDIVRKGNFAYTATLNLTSFKNQITKMPDNQALIQNGTKGYSVGHSIYDFYMREFYGVDKETGNALYRTNTLTTNAKVIGSDTLTSIISEANYRYTGYSSIPDFYGSMNHNLSYKNFSLGVQFTFQVGGKVYDGAYASLMHGGTYGTAMHVDAFNRWQAPGDVTSVPRFDNGNIVNQTGASTRYLTNASYLQLNNVTLNYKLPSALAVAIGAKDASIYFAGENLALLSARKGMNVSGSFNGTVDNTYNFNRVLSIGAKVKF, encoded by the coding sequence ATGAACAAAAAGCTACTAATGAGTTTTGTTTTGGTGTTGTCGCTAGTATTTAGCGTATTTGCACAAGACAAAACGGTTACAGGAAAGGTCACTTCTTCTGAGGATGGTGCTTCACTTCCGGGGGTAAGTATTTTAGTAAAAGGAACAAGTAGAGGTACAGTTACCGACAAAGACGGTAAATTTTCTATTGCTGTAAATGGGGGAGCTGCTACTCTTGTAATTACTTCGGTAGGTTTTATGAAAACTGAAGTACCTGTTAATGGCAAAAGTGTAATCAATATTGCTTTGGCTCAAGACGCACAGATGCTGAACGAAGTAATGATTGTAGGTTACGGAACAGTAAATAAATCAACGCACGTAGGTTCTTCGGCACAAATTAAATCGGCCGATATTGAAAAACGCCCTATTTCAAACGTAATGAGCTCGTTAGTAGGTTCTGCTCCGGGTGTTCAAGCTACATTGGCGGGTGGTGCTCCAGGTTCTGAGCCTGAAATTCGTGTAAGAGGTTTTGGATCTATTACAGGTTCAAACTCGGCTTTGTATGTGGTAGATGGTGTACCATTTAACTCATCGACTTCTACATTGAACCCTGAAGATATCGAATCTATTTCGGTATTGAAAGACGCTTCAACAACAGCCATTTATGGGTCAAGAGGTGCCAATGGTGTAATCATGATTACAACCAAAAAAGGAAAAGAAGGCCGTAATGGCTTTAGCGTTAGTGCTTCGGCAGGTGTTATTTCAAGAGGTTTGCCAGAATATGAAACCGTAACAGCTCAGCAGTATTATCCTTTGATGTGGGAAGTATATCGCAATAGTTTGGCGTATGGTTCATTGAAAGTACCTTTGGCCGATGCAAGTAGCATTGCGTCTGGGCTTACGACTAGTTATGGTGGACGATCTTACACAGGTATTGCTGATTTGTTGGGCTATAATCCCTTTAATGTTGCTAAAAATCAGGTTGTTGATGTAAACGGTGTACTCAATCCAAATGCTAAATTGTTGTATCCTGAAGATTTGAATTGGGCTGATGCAGTACAACGTGGAGGAAAAAGTAGAAGAAACTATACGATTTCTTATGATGGTGGTACTTCTAAATCTGACTATTTTGTATCGTTGGGTTATACCAAAGAAGAAGGGTATTTGTTGAAGTCTGATTTTGAGCGTATTACAGGTCGTATGAGCGTAAATACACAGGCTACAAAATGGTTGAAAACAGGTTTGAATATGAGTGGTACTTATAGCCGTTCTAATGTAGACGCTGGTTCTGATGGTGGTACTTCGTTTATCAACCCATTCTATATTTCTCGTTTTATGGCTCCGATTTACCCAGTTTATAAGCACAATGCTACAACAGGAGAATATATCTTAGATGCCAATGGTAACAAAGTGTACGATATGGGCGATACTAGACCAAACGCTAGTGGCCGTCATACTATTTGGGAAAACGAATTGAATGACCGTAAGCAAATTCGTGGTGTATTGGGTGCTCGTACTTATGCAACTATTACTATTTTGCCAAGCTTGAAAGCTACAACCAACTTGAGCTTTGATTTACAAGATACTCATTACCGTACTTACGATAACCCGATTCTTGGTGATGGTGCTCCTGCTGGACGTGCCAACCACTATTTGTATCGTACAACAAGCTCAACTTGGAACCAATTATTAGAATATGATAAAACATTTGGCAAACACCACCTTAATGTATTAGGAGGTCATGAAAACTATTCATACAAATACAACTACCTAACTGGTGGTCGCTCGGGTATTATTGTTGATGGTATTACTGAATTGCAAAATTTTGCAACAGTATTAAATGTATCATCGTATGAAGATAACTATACTGTAGAAAGTTTCTTTAGCCGTGCCAGCTACGATTTCGATAAAAAATATATTTTGAATGCTTCTCTAAGAAGAGACGGTAACTCTCGTTTTGCTCCAGGTGTTCGTTGGGCTAATTTCTGGTCGTTAGGTGGTGCTTATAATATCGAGAAAGAAGATTTCTTCAATGTACCAGCTATTGACTTACTGAAACTAAGAACTTCTTATGGTGTTGTGGGTAGCGATGGTATTCAAACAAGTAGTGGTGCTTCTAACTACTATCCATACCAAGCATTATATACACTAGGAAGAAACAACAATGCTGAGCCAGGTTTTACTCAATCTACTATTGCTAACGAAGGGCTTACTTGGGAAACAGCCAACAACTTCGACATTGGTATTGATTTTAGCTTATTCAAAGGTAAACTTTCAGGTAGTTTGGAATACTTCAATCGTGAAACTTCTGGTTTGATTTTCAACGTTCCGTTGGCATTGTCAAATGGTGGTACTACCGCAGGTGGATTTACGGTTTACAAAAACATTGGTAACCTTTACAACAGAGGGGTTGAATTACAATTGACAGGTGATATCGTAAGAAAAGGTAATTTTGCTTATACAGCCACTTTGAACTTGACATCGTTCAAAAACCAAATTACTAAAATGCCAGATAATCAGGCATTGATCCAAAATGGTACAAAAGGTTATAGTGTAGGTCATTCTATCTATGATTTTTATATGCGTGAATTCTACGGTGTAGACAAAGAAACGGGTAACGCTCTTTACAGAACAAATACTTTAACTACTAATGCCAAAGTAATTGGTTCAGATACTTTGACCTCTATTATCTCTGAAGCCAACTACCGTTATACTGGTTATTCTTCTATTCCAGATTTCTACGGTTCAATGAATCATAATTTATCGTACAAAAACTTCTCATTGGGTGTTCAATTTACTTTCCAAGTAGGTGGTAAAGTATATGATGGAGCTTATGCTTCATTGATGCACGGTGGTACTTATGGTACAGCAATGCACGTAGATGCCTTTAACCGTTGGCAAGCACCAGGTGATGTTACTTCTGTACCTCGTTTTGACAATGGTAACATTGTTAACCAAACAGGAGCAAGTACTCGCTACTTAACAAACGCATCTTATTTACAATTAAATAATGTTACGCTAAATTATAAGTTACCATCAGCATTAGCTGTAGCCATTGGGGCAAAAGATGCTAGTATTTATTTTGCTGGTGAAAACTTAGCTCTTTTATCTGCTAGAAAAGGTATGAACGTATCGGGTTCATTCAATGGTACTGTAGATAATACTTATAACTTCAACAGAGTATTGTCGATTGGAGCAAAAGTTAAATTTTAA
- a CDS encoding RagB/SusD family nutrient uptake outer membrane protein, translating into MKNIIKKGIFGLLAVVSLSACEADYLETAPTNQVATVDAFRTTKNAWAALNGIHRLMYSQIFSVQAQGGQSGNMLYTDILGEDLVFPNVSNSWLRSEYQWITHRNPTSSICFYSYTYYYVIISNANMVIANIDKAEGPDADKKAIKAEALTYRAWAYFQMVQLFGERFVAGAANSSLGVPLVLEPGTTARARNTVAEVYTQVNTDLNDAISLFTGYTRLDKSHFDISVAKGIKARVALTQQDYATAAQMAKEARASFSLMANEDYLTGFNNYSNKEWMWASRIVADQTNYFYSFFAYMSINYNSTAIRSTPKVMFSVLYDKISNTDIRKKLWDPTGTNTTDFPLPASTFQRYKYLSKKFKVADASLSIGDVPYMRAAEMYLIEAEALARQGNNAAAADVLYTLAVNRDSKYTKSTNTGAALIEEIMTQRRIELWGEGFRFYDLKRTNSPLNRNGGNHNASYVNGVFDVPANDIRWQFLIPQDEINNSNGLVKQNPQ; encoded by the coding sequence ATGAAAAATATTATTAAAAAAGGAATATTCGGACTTTTGGCAGTGGTGTCGCTATCTGCCTGCGAAGCGGATTATCTTGAAACAGCACCAACCAACCAAGTGGCTACGGTAGATGCTTTCAGAACAACCAAAAATGCTTGGGCTGCATTGAATGGTATCCACAGATTGATGTATTCTCAGATTTTTTCTGTTCAGGCTCAAGGTGGTCAATCAGGAAATATGTTATATACCGATATTCTGGGCGAAGACCTCGTGTTTCCTAACGTATCAAATTCATGGCTACGTTCAGAGTACCAGTGGATAACTCATAGAAACCCAACCAGTTCTATTTGTTTTTATAGCTATACATATTATTATGTGATTATTAGTAACGCCAACATGGTTATTGCTAATATCGACAAAGCAGAAGGGCCAGATGCCGACAAGAAAGCTATCAAAGCTGAAGCCTTGACATACAGAGCTTGGGCGTATTTCCAAATGGTACAATTGTTTGGCGAAAGATTTGTCGCAGGTGCTGCAAACAGTTCATTGGGTGTACCATTGGTACTTGAGCCAGGAACTACCGCTCGTGCTCGTAATACTGTAGCAGAGGTATATACACAAGTAAATACCGACTTGAACGATGCTATTTCATTGTTTACTGGATATACTCGCTTAGATAAGTCTCACTTTGACATTAGTGTTGCTAAAGGTATCAAGGCTCGTGTAGCTTTAACACAACAAGATTATGCAACGGCTGCCCAGATGGCCAAAGAAGCAAGGGCTTCATTTAGCTTGATGGCCAACGAAGATTACTTGACAGGATTCAATAATTATAGTAACAAAGAATGGATGTGGGCCTCACGTATTGTAGCAGACCAAACCAACTATTTCTATTCATTCTTTGCTTATATGTCTATCAACTACAACTCAACAGCGATTCGTTCAACGCCAAAAGTAATGTTCTCGGTATTGTACGATAAAATATCTAATACAGATATTCGTAAAAAGCTTTGGGACCCAACAGGAACAAACACTACCGATTTTCCTTTGCCAGCATCAACGTTCCAACGTTACAAATACCTCTCAAAGAAATTCAAAGTAGCTGATGCTTCATTGAGTATAGGAGATGTTCCTTATATGAGAGCAGCCGAGATGTATTTGATTGAGGCAGAAGCTTTGGCACGTCAAGGAAACAATGCCGCCGCCGCAGATGTATTGTACACATTGGCAGTAAACCGTGATTCAAAATATACCAAATCTACTAATACAGGTGCTGCTTTGATTGAAGAAATCATGACACAACGCCGAATCGAGCTTTGGGGTGAAGGTTTCCGCTTTTATGACTTGAAAAGAACAAACAGCCCATTAAATCGTAATGGAGGAAACCACAACGCATCGTATGTAAATGGTGTATTTGATGTTCCTGCAAATGATATCAGATGGCAGTTTTTGATTCCTCAAGATGAGATTAACAACTCAAATGGTTTAGTGAAACAAAACCCTCAATAA
- a CDS encoding S9 family peptidase: MKTNMKHQLIPFLLYMLISFSPFAQKITWNTDGGSYTTLEAGQVVSVNPLSGQKTVLVSKELLKPSNSSESLKLRSYSFSSDKNQVLLYTNTKKVWRLDTKGDYWVLNLATKQLTQLGKKFPASTLMFAKLSPDGSKVAYVQQNNIYVEDIATNTIIPLTTDGTTKLINGTFDWAYEEEFFCRDGFRWSPDGKSIAYWQIDANTIKDFYMINNTDSEYSKIVPVEYPKVGQTPSACRIGVVALATQQTTWLKVPGEINNNYIPKMEWIPNSNDVILEQLSRKQNEAKLFVCQAQTGEAKVIFSETDEAWVEFNNRGGEAIGWDWLNNGKEFLWVSEKDGWNHLYRIGLDGKAKLLTIGNYDVIDVLSYNEAENIVYFTASPDNARQQYLYKTTLDGKGKLERVTPKEQSGTHNYQISPNQKLAFHSYNSTEVSPINEVVSLPAHKAINEQESIVAKLTKNKPSKRKVEFFDIKTADNITLSAWMVKPANFDSTKKYPIVFYVYTEPAGATTKDEFYTGFNNLYLGDMAKDGYIYASIDGRGTPLPKGRAWRKAIYRNIGQINIRDQAMGAKELLKKSYIDTSRVAVWGWSGGGSTTLNLLFQYPEIYKTGIAIAAVGNQLTYDNIYQERYMGLPQENKEDFIKGSPVTHAKNLQGNLLYIHGTGDDNVHYQNAEMLVNELIKYNKQFQFMPYPNRTHSISEGEGTGLHLATLFTNYLRKYCPPGGK; encoded by the coding sequence ATGAAAACAAACATGAAGCATCAGCTTATACCTTTTCTTCTGTATATGCTGATATCCTTTTCACCATTTGCCCAAAAAATTACATGGAATACCGATGGTGGTAGCTACACTACTTTAGAAGCTGGTCAGGTAGTAAGCGTTAATCCGCTTTCAGGTCAAAAAACCGTTTTGGTATCTAAAGAACTTTTAAAACCCTCTAATTCCTCAGAAAGCCTTAAACTAAGAAGTTATTCTTTTTCATCAGACAAAAACCAGGTTTTGCTTTATACCAACACCAAAAAAGTATGGCGTTTAGATACCAAAGGCGACTACTGGGTGCTTAATTTGGCTACCAAACAACTTACCCAATTGGGTAAAAAATTCCCAGCTTCTACCTTAATGTTTGCCAAGCTATCGCCCGATGGCTCAAAAGTGGCTTATGTACAACAAAACAACATTTATGTAGAAGATATTGCTACCAATACTATTATACCTCTTACTACCGATGGCACTACCAAGCTTATTAATGGTACTTTTGATTGGGCTTATGAAGAAGAGTTTTTTTGTAGAGATGGCTTTCGCTGGAGTCCCGACGGGAAGTCTATTGCTTATTGGCAGATAGATGCCAATACAATTAAAGATTTTTATATGATTAATAATACCGATTCGGAATATTCAAAAATTGTACCTGTTGAATATCCTAAAGTTGGACAAACGCCGTCGGCTTGTAGAATTGGCGTAGTAGCTTTGGCTACTCAGCAAACTACTTGGTTGAAAGTTCCGGGAGAAATCAATAATAATTATATTCCTAAAATGGAGTGGATTCCCAATTCAAATGATGTGATTTTGGAACAACTGTCTCGTAAACAAAACGAAGCGAAGCTTTTTGTTTGTCAGGCTCAAACAGGCGAAGCAAAAGTGATTTTTTCGGAAACAGACGAAGCTTGGGTTGAGTTTAATAACAGAGGAGGCGAGGCTATAGGCTGGGACTGGCTCAACAACGGTAAAGAGTTTTTGTGGGTATCTGAAAAAGATGGCTGGAATCATTTGTATCGTATTGGCCTTGATGGAAAAGCGAAATTATTGACCATCGGTAACTACGATGTTATAGATGTTTTGAGCTACAACGAAGCCGAAAATATCGTGTATTTCACCGCTTCGCCCGATAATGCCAGACAGCAATATTTGTACAAAACCACTTTGGACGGCAAAGGTAAATTGGAGAGAGTTACGCCAAAAGAACAAAGCGGAACACATAACTACCAGATTTCGCCAAATCAAAAACTAGCTTTTCATTCGTACAATAGTACCGAAGTAAGCCCTATCAACGAAGTAGTGAGCTTGCCTGCTCATAAGGCTATCAACGAACAGGAAAGTATTGTAGCTAAGCTAACAAAAAACAAACCTTCCAAACGCAAAGTAGAATTTTTTGATATTAAAACAGCCGATAATATTACGCTAAGTGCATGGATGGTAAAGCCCGCCAACTTTGATTCGACCAAGAAATACCCTATCGTATTTTATGTTTATACCGAACCTGCTGGAGCAACAACCAAAGATGAGTTTTATACAGGGTTCAATAATTTGTACTTAGGTGATATGGCCAAAGACGGTTATATCTATGCTTCGATAGACGGACGAGGAACGCCACTACCCAAAGGTAGAGCATGGCGTAAAGCGATTTATCGCAATATTGGTCAAATCAATATTCGTGACCAAGCTATGGGAGCAAAAGAGTTGTTGAAAAAATCATATATAGATACCTCTCGGGTTGCTGTTTGGGGATGGAGCGGAGGAGGCTCAACTACCCTCAATTTATTGTTCCAGTATCCAGAAATATACAAAACAGGAATTGCAATTGCAGCCGTAGGTAACCAGCTTACCTACGACAATATTTATCAAGAAAGATATATGGGACTTCCTCAGGAAAATAAGGAAGATTTTATTAAAGGCTCGCCTGTTACTCATGCCAAAAACTTACAAGGGAATTTGTTGTATATTCATGGTACTGGCGACGACAATGTGCATTACCAAAATGCCGAAATGTTGGTCAACGAGCTTATCAAATACAACAAACAGTTTCAGTTTATGCCTTATCCCAACCGTACACATAGTATCAGCGAAGGTGAAGGTACAGGTTTGCATTTGGCAACATTGTTTACTAATTATTTAAGAAAATATTGCCCACCAGGTGGAAAATAG
- a CDS encoding FIST signal transduction protein: protein MKIRQIAYRSNNWETLRQEEGFLPENAQIVLAFGERKLLESVSSYAYLRSQFPQASIVINSTSGEIFDDGVYDGTIVATAIAFEATTVKAVQVDIESHAQSFEVGKKIAEALIAPDLTNIMIVSDGGRVNGSGLVAALNEKTQYKIPITGGLAGDDARFEKTLVGLNQEPQEGKIVGIGFYGTSLQIGHGTMGGWDVFGPEREITESSYNILYSIGDKPALDLYKEYLGKYAKDLPGAALLFPLSMRIDTDSEPLVRTILSIDEETKSMTFAGEIPKHAYIRFMKANFDNLIDASSEAAESSLKALPRNPELAILISCVGRKLVLGYRTEEELEVAREIFGNETVITGFYSYGEISPLKAETKCELHNQTMTITTFIEN from the coding sequence ATGAAAATCCGTCAAATTGCTTATCGCTCGAATAATTGGGAAACCTTGCGGCAGGAAGAAGGTTTTTTACCTGAAAATGCACAAATCGTTCTTGCATTTGGAGAACGAAAATTACTAGAAAGTGTATCCTCTTATGCTTATCTTCGTTCGCAATTTCCGCAGGCTTCCATTGTAATTAATTCAACTTCGGGTGAAATCTTTGACGATGGCGTTTATGATGGTACAATCGTAGCAACAGCAATTGCTTTTGAGGCTACCACTGTAAAAGCTGTACAAGTAGATATTGAAAGCCATGCTCAGAGCTTTGAAGTAGGTAAAAAAATTGCCGAAGCATTGATTGCACCAGATTTGACCAATATCATGATTGTTTCGGATGGTGGGCGGGTCAATGGAAGTGGCTTGGTAGCTGCCCTCAATGAGAAAACACAATATAAAATACCTATTACTGGTGGATTGGCTGGCGACGATGCTCGCTTTGAAAAAACCTTGGTTGGGCTGAACCAAGAGCCACAAGAAGGCAAAATTGTAGGTATTGGCTTTTATGGAACATCGTTACAGATTGGGCACGGTACAATGGGAGGATGGGATGTATTTGGCCCAGAAAGAGAAATTACAGAGTCATCTTATAACATACTGTATTCAATAGGCGACAAACCCGCTCTGGATTTGTATAAAGAATACCTTGGCAAATATGCCAAAGATTTACCGGGGGCAGCCTTGTTATTTCCGCTTTCGATGCGAATAGACACAGATTCTGAGCCTTTGGTAAGAACAATATTATCTATCGACGAAGAGACCAAAAGTATGACTTTTGCGGGCGAAATACCCAAGCATGCTTATATCAGATTTATGAAGGCCAATTTCGATAATTTGATAGATGCTTCGTCGGAAGCAGCCGAAAGCTCGTTGAAAGCTTTGCCTCGTAATCCTGAATTAGCTATTTTGATTAGTTGTGTTGGTCGCAAACTGGTGCTAGGGTATCGTACAGAAGAAGAATTGGAAGTTGCCCGAGAAATTTTTGGCAACGAAACCGTTATTACTGGATTCTATTCTTACGGTGAAATTTCGCCCCTGAAAGCAGAAACCAAATGCGAATTACATAATCAAACTATGACCATAACGACTTTTATTGAGAATTGA